A window of the Gossypium arboreum isolate Shixiya-1 chromosome 2, ASM2569848v2, whole genome shotgun sequence genome harbors these coding sequences:
- the LOC108464877 gene encoding DELLA protein GAIP-B-like, which yields MKRDHNHLQPNPDPSSLRGAPSTGKAKVWDEESAQQDCGMDELLAVLGYKVKTSDMAEVAQKLEQLEEVMCNVQDDGISHLASETVHYNPSDLSTWLESMLSELNPPSTFDPFGAAGTAAAALDDSFLGPAESSTLTTLDFDNINRKHQKSGQQIFEEASCSDYDLKAIPGKAIYSQNTQPQTHDSSSSSTPTNVKSEKRFKSTSGPPSPSDIFPPPPPPAAASYGIPTASTRPVVLVDSQENGIRLVHALMACAEAVQQNNLNLAEALVKQIGFLAISQAGAMRKVATYFAEALARRIYRFYPQNPLDHSFSDVLHMHFYETCPYLKFAHFTANQAILEAFEGKKRVHVIDFSMNQGMQWPALMQALALRVGGPPAFRLTGIGPPSHDNSDHLQEVGCKLAQFAKKIHVEFEYRGFVANSLADLDASMLDLRPSEVEAVAVNSVFELHKLLARPGAIDKVFSVVKQMKPELVTIVEQEANHNGPVFLDRFTESLHFYSTLFDSLEGSVSSQDKVMSEVYLGKQICNVVACEGVDRIERHESLTQWRNRLSTAGFSPVHLGSNAFKQASMLLALFAGGDGYGVEENNGCLMLGWHNRPLITTSAWKLTNKTTAISQ from the coding sequence ATGAAGCGAGACCACAATCATCTCCAACCCAACCCAGACCCCTCTTCTCTCCGCGGCGCTCCTTCAACCGGAAAGGCCAAGGTTTGGGACGAAGAATCCGCCCAACAAGACTGTGGGATGGATGAGCTTTTGGCGGTTTTGGGTTACAAGGTCAAAACTTCAGACATGGCTGAAGTGGCTCAAAAGCTTGAGCAGTTGGAGGAGGTTATGTGTAATGTTCAAGATGATGGGATTTCTCACCTTGCTTCTGAAACTGTTCATTATAATCCTTCCGATCTGTCGACTTGGCTCGAGAGCATGCTCTCTGAACTTAACCCTCCCTCCACTTTTGATCCTTTTGGCGCTGCTGGGACGGCGGCGGCGGCGTTGGATGATTCGTTTCTTGGCCCCGCTGAGTCCTCAACTTTGACGACGTTGGATTTCGACAACATCAATCGGAAACATCAGAAATCTGGTCAACAAATCTTTGAGGAAGCTTCCTGCTCCGATTACGATCTCAAAGCCATTCCTGGTAAGGCTATTTATTCTCAAAATACCCAACCCCAAACCCACGATTCCTCATCTTCTTCCACACCCACCAACGTTAAATCTGAAAAACGCTTCAAATCCACATCCGGGCCGCCCTCGCCCTCGGATATCTTCCCCCCTCCTCCTCCTCCCGCTGCTGCTTCCTATGGAATTCCGACTGCTTCAACTCGTCCCGTGGTCCTGGTTGACTCGCAAGAAAATGGAATCCGGCTTGTCCATGCTTTGATGGCATGTGCGGAAGCTGTCCAGCAAAACAATCTTAATCTAGCTGAAGCTTTAGTTAAACAAATTGGGTTCCTAGCGATTTCTCAAGCTGGGGCTATGAGAAAAGTGGCTACTTATTTTGCGGAAGCATTAGCCCGAAGGATTTACAGATTTTATCCTCAAAACCCACTCGACCACTCTTTTTCAGATGTTCTTCACATGCACTTTTACGAGACTTGCCCCTATCTCAAGTTCGCTCATTTCACCGCTAACCAAGCTATTCTCGAAGCTTTTGAGGGCAAAAAAAGAGTCCATGTTATCGATTTCTCAATGAACCAAGGCATGCAATGGCCTGCTTTGATGCAAGCTTTAGCGTTAAGAGTTGGTGGTCCGCCAGCTTTTAGGTTAACTGGGATCGGACCTCCTAGCCACGACAACTCAGATCACTTGCAGGAAGTTGGCTGTAAGTTGGCTCAGTTTGCCAAAAAGATTCACGTGGAGTTCGAGTATCGTGGGTTCGTGGCTAATTCGTTGGCCGATTTGGATGCTTCAATGCTTGATCTCAGGCCGAGTGAAGTTGAAGCCGTGGCCGTTAACTCGGTTTTCGAGTTACATAAATTGTTGGCTCGGCCTGGTGCCATCGACAAAGTCTTTTCTGTGGTGAAACAAATGAAGCCTGAACTTGTTACCATCGTTGAGCAAGAAGCGAACCACAACGGTCCTGTTTTCTTAGACCGGTTCACTGAGTCATTACATTTTTACTCGACGCTTTTTGATTCGTTGGAGGGGTCGGTGAGCAGTCAGGATAAGGTTATGTCGGAGGTGTATTTGGGGAAACAGATATGCAATGTGGTGGCCTGTGAAGGGGTGGACCGAATCGAGAGGCACGAGTCGCTGACTCAGTGGAGAAACCGGTTGAGTACGGCGGGGTTTTCACCGGTTCATTTGGGTTCGAACGCGTTCAAGCAAGCTAGTATGTTGTTGGCCCTTTTTGCAGGCGGAGATGGATATGGGGTGGAAGAGAACAACGGGTGTTTGATGCTGGGATGGCACAACCGCCCACTCATTACAACTTCAGCTTGGAAGCTCACCAACAAAACCACCGCCATAAGCcagtaa
- the LOC128284836 gene encoding protein MAINTENANCE OF MERISTEMS-like encodes MAGELIRLDNKHISVDQMTMSVDRVLQCYIRNMFGPLSSLIENYLRKAGFWHVATICRGCKLDPKLISALIERWRPEMHTFHLPCGECTITLKDVHLQLGLPVDGYAITGSASSTDWGAICYELLGAIPDKINGGRIEMGWLRYTFPEPDNDVTELERIRYAWAYILEIIGGYWMPDLSRNLIHLRWLLKLVDFRAAGELSWGSAALYGATRPNKAKIGGCLSLLQSWVPLVNYATVEMHQLDRVLRQFGFRQPILVAPEVFDDEHKVNLRQLHTNWPRFWSHYI; translated from the exons ATGGCTGGAGAATTAATCCGTCTCGATAATAAGCACATCTCCGTTGATCAAATGACAATG tcTGTAGATCGGGTGTTGCAATGCTACATCCGTAATATGTTTGGTCCTCTATCATCGTTGATCGAGAATTACTTGCGAAAAGCGGGATTTTGGCACGTGGCCACGATATGccgggggtgcaagttggacccgaaactaATCAGTGCAttgatagagaggtggagacccgagaTGCACACTTTTCATCTTCCATGcggagagtgtactatcactctaAAAGACGTGCATTTGCAATTGGGATTGCCGGTGGATGGGTACGCAATCACTGGGTCCGCATCATCTACTGATTGGGGAGCCATATGCTACGAGCTTTTGGGTGCTATACCGGATAAAATTAACGGAGGTCGAATCGAGATGGGATGGTTACGATACACATTCCCGGAGCCGGATAATGATGTGACTGAACTcgaaagaatacgatatgctTGGGCATATATTCTTGAGATAATTGGAGGTTATTGGATGCCGGACTTGTCAAGAAACCTCATACATCTGAGATGGCTGCTGAAACTCGTAGATTTTAGAGCAGCCGGTGAATTGAGTTGGGGGTCTGCCGCGTTGTACGGGGCGACGCGACCGAACAAAGCCAAAATAGGAGGCTGCCTATCACTACTGCAATCATGG GTCCCATTGGTGAACTATGCTACCGTGGAGATGCACCAGCTAGATAGAGTATTGCGACAATTTGGATTCCGACAACCGATTCTCGTGGCACCCGAAGTGTTTGATGACGAGCACAAAGTCAATTTACGACAACTGCATACGAATTGGCCTAGATTCTGGTCACACTATATCTAA